Genomic window (Lynx canadensis isolate LIC74 chromosome D3, mLynCan4.pri.v2, whole genome shotgun sequence):
ACTGTTCCAAGCTTTCTGCAACACTGCTTCCTCGGAATGCTCTCACCGACTTCCCTGCATATGATGGCCTAGTGGCTGAGAGGCAATCATTAACAGAGGTGCCATCTGACCAGAACCCAAGGTTCTAGCCACCTGACGTCACTGCAGGTCTCAATGTCTCTGGCAGGCAACGGCCTTGGAGATTGAACTGCACTGCCTGAAAGCCCCACTAGGCTAAGGGATCTCTGAGAACCAAACTAAAACTTGCAGCCCTTTGGGCCACTCCTAATGTGCACCCACTACCCCCGCCTGCCTCACCCCCCAAAGCAGCTTTTACTGACCTGTGCCCTTGGGAGGCCCAGAGCCGACGTAATCAGAGAGGACTGTTCCACTGCTAATGTCGTTGCCCTTCATGTTGACCACCAGAAAATGGTGCCATTCCCTATAATGAGGAACACAGGACAGTCAACACACAGGAAATTAGTACACACTCACTGCACAGTCAGCAAGTGTGCACAAAGCATAGGCTCTGGGCCAGGATGCAGCGATGACACAGACAGACAGTCCTGCTTTCTTGGCCAGCACAAACCTCACCACTCTGCACAAGAGAGGGCCCAATACCTCCCTCTGAGATTTTCTAGGCAGTATCTGCAAACACTTTCTggaaagggccagacagtaaatgttttaggctttgccGTTCATACTGTCTCTGTCACTATCCAATTCTGTGGCGATAGTGTGAAAGCTGCCATTAACAAGACATAAATAAGTTATCGTGGCCGTGTCCCAACAAAACTTAATATatgaacactgaaatttgaatttcttgtAGCTTTCACATGTTACAAAGCATTATTCTTTCAATTTcaatcacttaaaaatgtaaaaaccattcttggcTCATGGGGCTATACAAAAATAGGTATGAGACAGATGTGGCTCTGGGCTACAGTTTCTAGACTGCTGCACTAGGGACTGAGAGGTAGGAAATGCACGCTCTGGCTTAAGCATGGGTGTGGACATCCCAAACTGGGTCTATTCTCCTGGCACAGCATGCCAGAAAGCACTAGGTCATATTTGGATGACCTGGTGTTCCTGGTGTTCCCCGTCTTTCCCCAACTTGCCTGTATTTGGGGTCCTTCCTGCTGGGAGCATCTGGGTCTGTCATGACCAAGGTGTAGAGTTTACCTGGATCAAGGCCATCCCATGCAATACTGGTGGGCCGGTTTTTAACCTGTAGGAAGGAAGCAGTGTGGAGTTAAAAAGTCGGAAATGCAGAAGCCAACACTCTTTGATTTCAGGTTCCTCAAAGGTAACACACAGTAGGTTATTAATAAAAGCTAAAGTTTATTGACTCTGCTGAGAGCCAGGAGCTTActaatatacattatttattttagtccCAACCACACTACAGGGCTGTTACCCTAGCATGTTATTAACAGAAAGAGGTGGGGTCCGAATTTAAACCCTGCCGCTGACTGAGTCCTCTAAACTGCAACCTCACATGGTCTGGAATGACAGGTCCTCTAGATTTTGTGACCAGGAGCTTAGCTGGGGCTTGCTAAAGTGCAATCTGAATTAACTGGACACTTAAAAGTgcacagaaaatgagaaagtccAGGTGGCCCAACTGCATAGTGAGTCTGGGAAAACGTGGGCTGCAGAGAGgcactttatttaaaacaataagctCTGTAAACATCCAACACAGTACACTGTCAGAACAGTTTATTCACACCATTGCCCCGGAGCTTCATGACCGATAACTAGCAAGTGTCTGGCACCCGTTTCTCCGCTTGCAGCAGCCAGGGCCTGGTCTGGTCTCGGGCCCGGGGCGTTGGAGGCCAAACGGTAGAACACTGCAGGCTGTTGCCCTCGAGCATTCCAGCTGCAGAACGAACTTAGAACTTACCTTCGGGTGGCTTCTTGCTCTTGCCCGCTAAGACAAACGGAGGAATCCGGGGGCGATACTGGTCACCGGTTACATAATGCGTCACATGGCCTCGGGTGGGGCCTCTGCCACCCAAACTGTGGCCTAAAATTCTGGGACCCGAGGGGAGGCTCTGGGGCAGCCGGGGCGACCTCGGCCATCACTTCCCGggcaccgccccctccccgcccctgcccccaagGCCCAAGCAGTTTCTGGGCCTAGGCCCCGGCCAACGCCACGAAGTAAGTCCCTGCAAAGTGGATCACTTTCTTCTGCAGGCAGAGCCCCGCCCGCCACGTGCTGCGGTCCTGGTGCCCGCAGGTGTCTGCAGGCCTGCAGCGTGGGCACCGCGACCCCCTTCCCTCTGAGGATCCGGCGCACAGAGGCCGGAACATCCTTCCCATCTCCGCCGGGTCCCCTCCCCGGAGGCCTCCAGGCCTGGAGCAGAGACACGCCCGCCGCCCTCGGGTACCTGGGTGGGCGTCAGCACTTTGCCCAGCTCGTCGACCTCCGCCCCCGTGTATTTGACCTGCAGCGGATGCTGCGGCCGCTCGTCCACTTCCTGCAGGCTCAAAGGCCCGGACCACTTGCTGAGGTCAACCGGCATCGCTGAGCCGAGGTGGGCAGACAGCGGAGAAGAGTCGCGGGAGGTAAGGGCACAGGCCTGCAACAGCAACTCCCAGCAGTCGGCGAGCTGGCGGGAGGAGGCGCGGGACCAGCAGCCGTGGAGACGCATGCGCCGGAGCCACAGCCTTGCCCTTCCCCTATCCTCCAATCATAGGCGAGGCCCGGCCTACTCTGCTCTCTAATTGGTCAAAGCCGGTAGCACGGGGCGTCTCGCGGTCCCAGGTCAACGCAGTaggttttgcctttctttttgcACTGAGGGTAGTTGCTAACCCGCTGCAGTAGCAGATTTCCAAGTTGCTGTGCCTCGATTTGCAAGACTGTTGTATCAAGAAATGCAATTAAActagcttttatatatatatatatttatgtatgtgtgtatatatatatatatatacatatatatgtatatatatatatatatttttttttttaccattttgcatGATTCTTgctctgttttttaaatacagaaatgatAAGGCCTTGCTTCTTTTCCCACTTCTTACAGCAAACCTGGTTGCCCTCACCGCCCTGTACTTTTTGCGCATGCTCATGCTCACGTTTTGGTGACTGCCAAGTGAGAGGGCCTGAGATCGAACTAATGTGCATTTTTCTAAACGGACAAATATATTTGCACATGTATTTGATTCCCCTGTACCCACTTGGTGCAAACAAGATTCCTGggaagtgattttcttttttaacttattaaacCATAATGATTCCTGTGTTGCTGACAATGGGCTCTGCCTCCGCCAGAACTGCTTTTATGGTGGCCaccaaatgctttctttttactAAATATAATGGGCACTATTTAACAGTCCTTAACCAATTTGACCTTAGGACAGTTTTTGACATTGATTACCACCTCTCTCCTCGCCCCCAGGTAATTAAAAATTGTCTGTTGTTTTCTTAATGGTAAGAATACaagttcattgtagaaaatttggaggaaaaaaaaactaatgaattaaattaaaatcatttctaTTACACTACATGGATATAAACATGAGTTAACAATAATTTCGTTCTGtttattcattaatataaaaattgcatTAACCTCCAACATTATGGAATATATCAAAAAGGTATCAAAGtatatatcaaaaatatcaaatcaaaaataaatcattatttaatGGCTTATTCTGTTCTAGATACactataatttattcaacaatCCTCTTGATGTTGgacatttatgttttttgttgttttttccttttacaaacatcaaggaaatgaacatctttatacacatatattaatgaggggcgcctgggtggcttagttggttaagcattggacttcggctcaggtcatgatctcgctgcttgtgagtttgagccccacatcggtctctgtgctgacagctcagaacctggagcctgctttggcttctgtgtacccctctctctctctgcccctcccctgctcaaactctgtgtggctctcaaaaataaacattaaaaaaaaaaaaaacttggggcgcctgggtggcgcagtcggttaagcgtccgacttcagccaggtcacgatctcgcggtccgtgagttcgagccccgcgtcgggctctgggctgatggctcggagcctggagcctgtttccgattctgtgtctccctctctctctgcccctcccccgttcatgctctgtctctctctgtcccaaaaataaataaaagttgaaaaaaaaaatttaaaaaaataaataaaaaaaaaaaaaaaaaaaaaaacttggtagGTAGTTTCAGGAAAATTTTATTAAGGATGTACTAGGCCAAAGAGTACTCCAATGAGGACTGTCATTTACTGACGGTTAGCACTACCCTATGCCAGGCCCTAACTGAAGGGAGGCCTTGAAACTCAGAATCTCATTACATCATCACACCAACCCAAAGTGGAAGGCACTGCTGTTACCCCATTccatagataaataaactgaggcttggaaaggTGTAAGCCTGCCTGGCTACAAAAGCCAGACGCAAAGCCCTTAGGCACACCCTAGCTGGGAgtgcaagggtgggggggggggttgtagaGGTGAGGCAGTCATGATCTGGCCTCCAGAAAGCTTCCTCTAGGAAAGGTGTCACCACGAAGAGCCCACTTGGCAACCATGAGAATGCACCTCTTAGATCTGACTGCTAGGAGAGAATTTGGGTCCCAGCTGCTATGCTCTCTCTGCTTTTAAGCCAAGGCCGTGCTTTGGCAGACTTCCCCCACTGGCAATGACCGAGCTCTGCAGAGATACTATGGCAGAGCCTGGAGACGGGCTCCTCTGTAGTCAGGATGGACTTGCCTGCTTTCTTTGAAACTGCACCTCAGGTAGACGCTTCCTGCACAGGTCAGACAGCTCTCCCAGCCTCTTCACTCCCTCCCACTTATTTGCACAGCCATTTCCCCTAGTAAGTTTTTTGCACAGCTTCTCAGATGACCAAGAGTGACACTCCCAAGTTTAAAAGACAGTATGAGGACAACCTGAAGTGGAAGCGAGCTTGGAGTGTTAGGTCTTGGAACAGTGGGCAGATGGATTTTGCTGGAATGGGGCATTTGGGTAGGGGCAGGTGGATGGCATAGCAATAAGGCTGAATAAGGCTGAAGAGACACAAAAAggaatatccttttattttttaacctaggaaaagtttaaaattttcttcagtaCACAAATACCCAGCCACATAGCATAATCTAAGAGCATGGGTATAGGAAACAGAATGAGTTCATATTCCGAATCACTCACCCAATACCTATGAAACCTTGGGCATGTGTGACAGGCAGAAAAATGGCCTgtcaaagatgtccacatcctaacctcagaatctgtgaatattgcatggcaaaggggaattatggttgcaaatggaattaaggttgctaatcagatGCCCTTAAAAtcaggagattatcctggattatctgggggGGCCCAAGGTAATTTCAAAGGTCCTTAAATCGGAGGGGGAAGGCAGGATTGTCAAAACCAGAGTGATGCCATGTGAGAAAGACTCAACCAGCCATTGCTGgccttgaagatggaggaagggaccaTGAGACAAAGAGTGCCGGTAGCCTCTAGAAGCTagagaagacaaggaaacagattctgccCTAGAGCCTCCAGGGTGTACATAGCTGTGCTGACACTTTTGATTTTTAGCTCGGTGAGACTTCAGACTTC
Coding sequences:
- the PEBP1 gene encoding phosphatidylethanolamine-binding protein 1 produces the protein MRLHGCWSRASSRQLADCWELLLQACALTSRDSSPLSAHLGSAMPVDLSKWSGPLSLQEVDERPQHPLQVKYTGAEVDELGKVLTPTQVKNRPTSIAWDGLDPGKLYTLVMTDPDAPSRKDPKYREWHHFLVVNMKGNDISSGTVLSDYVGSGPPKGTGLHRYVWLVYEQNGPLKCDEPILSNRSGDHRGKFKVASFRKKYELGPPVAGTCYQAEWDDYVPKLYEQLSGK